From the genome of Papaver somniferum cultivar HN1 chromosome 2, ASM357369v1, whole genome shotgun sequence, one region includes:
- the LOC113347435 gene encoding protein SLOW GREEN 1, chloroplastic-like, with protein MGSPSINPLTVYSKTEFLNHRYLVKPVFLTESHRIPSIIQITIPQKSLFFHSKTHLQCLSNSLRSPKPVTDSIKDKCLSKTQIDFIKPFTEKMAILIFGSLLFMGKFYCKPALAGISKTNTSSEVEEMSETTDSEEMYLKILEKNPRNVEALKVILYGKMRIGKTKEAVKYIEMLIETEPDEVEWRLLQALSYEMLGDLSKAKRLFQDILVDRPLLLRALHGLAMVMHKNHEDEALFEMLSKALEVARNENRVTEERNIRILIAQMNVVKGNLEEGLRKFQDLVDDNPRDFRPYLCQGIIYSLLDKAKEAEEQFKIYRSLIPDEFPQRGFLVDVVLAAKTESHDQLKKEFEAQFSYRK; from the exons ATGGGTTCCCCATCAATCAATCCTCTCACAGTCTATTCCAAAACAGAATTTCTGAATCACAGATACTTGGTAAAACCTGTCTTTCTCACTGAATCCCATAGAATCCCATCAATCATTCAAATAACCATTCCTCAAAAATCACTCTTTTTTCATTCCAAAACCCACCTTCAGTGTCTATCTAACTCGCTTCGATCTCCAAAACCAGTTACAGATTCAATCAAGGATAAATGTTTGTCAAAAACCCAGATAGATTTTATCAAACCCTTTACTGAGAAGATGGCAATTTTGATTTTTGGGTCTCTTCTCTTTATGGGTAAGTTTTACTGTAAACCAGCTCTGGCAGGAATATCTAAAACAAATACTAGTTCTGAAGTGGAGGAAATGAGTGAAACGACTGATAGTGAAGAGATGTATCTGAAGATATTGGAGAAAAATCCAAGAAATGTTGAAGCTTTGAAAGTGATTTTGTATGGAAAAATGAGGATTGGGAAAACAAAAGAGGCTGTTAAGTATATTGAAATGTTGATAGAAACTGAACCAGATGAGGTGGAATGGAGACTTCTTCAAGCTCTTAGTTATGAAATGTTAGGTGATTTAAGTAAGGCCAAGAGATTGTTTCAAGATATCTTGGTGGATAGACCTCTTTTACTTAGAGCACTTCAT GGTTTGGCAATGGTGATGCACAAAAACCATGAAGATGAGGCGCTGTTTGAGATGCTGAGTAAAGCTTTGGAAGTTGCTCGTAACGAAAATAGAGTCACTGAGGAGCGCAATATAAGAATTCTGATTGCACAGATGAATGTAGTAAAG GGTAACCTGGAGGAAGGTTTAAGGAAATTTCAAGATCTAGTTGACGATAACCCCCGAGATTTTAGGCCTTATCTTTGTCAG GGTATCATCTACAGCCTACTAGATAAAGCAAAGGAAGCAGAAGAACAATTTAAGATTTATCGAAGCCTTATACCCGATGAATTTCCCCAGAGAGGGTTCCTTGTCGATGTTGTACTGGCAGCAAAAACAGAATCACATGATCAACTTAAAAAAGAGTTTGAAGCTCAATTTTCTTACAGAAAGTGA